One part of the Rutidosis leptorrhynchoides isolate AG116_Rl617_1_P2 chromosome 1, CSIRO_AGI_Rlap_v1, whole genome shotgun sequence genome encodes these proteins:
- the LOC139841982 gene encoding uncharacterized protein, whose amino-acid sequence MKGDALIALGKHKEVIQLCEHTLDIAEKNFEAGTNSYNCKDMLKLWRWNLLSKSYFHLGRLEVALDYIEKHEQLRPTADRSRIVGSDEPLAPFAVTIHELLHCKNVGNEAFQSAVCFCNRAAAHQSLGEIIDAIGDCSTAIALDGTYSKALSRRATLWEIIRDYKRAAEDLQRLVNILEVQSVENSQKSATSGKTTNGSVKDLRKVRRRISSIEEKAKGERSLDLYIILGIKPSDTAAEAEVKKAYRKAALRHHPDKAAQVLARAESGSNGPQWKSIQIDADSLFKMIGEAYSVLSDSTKRSKYDLDEEMWDDIYSSRRASDFYSSQTV is encoded by the exons ATGAAAGGGGATGCTCTCATTGCG CTGGGGAAGCATAAAGAGGTGATTCAATTGTGTGAGCATACTTTAGATATAGCTGAAAAGAATTTTGAAGCTGGAACAAATAGCTATAATTGCAAAGACATGTTAAAGCTTTGGAGGTGGAACTTGCTGTCCAAATCCTACTTCCATTTGGGTAGGCTTGAAGTAGCTCTTGACTATATTGAGAAGCATGAGCAATTGAGACCTACTGCAGACAG GAGTAGGATTGTGGGCTCTGATGAGCCATTAGCTCCCTTTGCTGTTACTATACATGAGCTTTTACACTGCAAA AATGTAGGAAATGAAGCATTTCAGAGTG CTGTCTGTTTTTGTAATCGTGCTGCTGCACACCAATCTTTGGGCGAAATTATTGATGCCATTGGAGATTGCAGCACTGCTATAGCTCTTGATGGAACTTACTCTAAG GCGCTTTCGAGAAGGGCTACATTATGGGAGATTATTAGAGACTACAAACGTGCAGCTGAGGATCTTCAGAGACTCGTAAACATTCTTGAAGTACAGTCAGTAGAGAACTCTCAGAAGTCCGCCACATCAGGGAAAACAACTAATGGCAGTGTAAAAGATCTAAGAAAAGTTCGCCGACGTATTTCTTCTATCGAAGAAAAAGCAAAAGGAGAACGGTCTCTAGACCTTTACATCATTTT GGGAATAAAACCTTCAGATACTGCAGCAGAAGCAGAAGTTAAGAAGGCTTATCGCAAAGCAGCTCTCAGACATCATCCAGACAAG GCTGCTCAAGTTCTTGCAAGAGCTGAAAGTGGGAGTAATGGGCCACAATGGAAATCGATTCAAATCGATGCTGACAGTCTCTTCAAGATGATTGGAGAAGCATATTCTGTGCTTTCAGACTCTACGAAG AGGTCCAAGTACGATCTTGATGAAGAAATGTGGGATGACATTTACAGTAGCCGAAGAGCATCTGACTTTTACAGTTCTCAAACCGTTTGA